The Pseudanabaena yagii GIHE-NHR1 genomic interval TAGATGAGATTACCCTATCGGTGGAAATTAGTGGCGAGGGTGAATTTAAGTTACTGGGGACGGGTGGCAAGTTGGGTGGTAAAGGGGCGATCGAGTTAAAATTTAAGCGTGCTGAGTTACCCAAGGTTTCTAAGGCTTCGGAGACGGATTAAATCTATGGCGAGAAATTATGCGGTAATTGTTGGAATTAATGACTACGATGAGATTTCGCCTCTGAAGTATGCCAAAAGCGATGCTGAGAGGATGCGTGATTTTTTCATGCAGGATTTGGGCGTTAGTCCTGATGACCTGTACTTTTTTACTGATGATTCGCCGCGCAATGTTCAGGGGCGCAAGACTCAGCCGACCTATGGCACGCTTAAGTCTTTTTTAGGCGATCGCTTTGAAAACTCATTTCTATCCGCAGGGGATACGCTGTGGTTTTACTTTAGTGGTCATGGGATGCCCTGTGAGGGTCGGGATTATCTGTTGCCTAGTGATGGTAATCCGCGAACAATGCCTGCTTTGGGGATTGCGATTAGCGATGTGACGGAACGCTTGCGGCGGAGTGGGGCGGATAATGTGGTGATGTTGATTGATGCTTGTCGCAGTGATGGCGCGAAGAATGCGGGTATGGGCATCGGTGAGGAGAAGCAACAGGGTGTAATTACGTTCTTTTCTTGCAGTCCGTCGCAGGTTTCCTATGAGATTGATGAGATTGGGCAAGGGGCTTTTACGAATGTGTTGTTGGAGGCATTGAGGATTCAGGGTGAGGGGAATTGTGCGACGGTGGAGAGGTTTGCTAATTATTTGAAGGCGCGTGTGCCGCTGTTGACAAAAAGGTATAAGAATTATGTGCAGTCTCCCTATGTCAAGATTGAGCCTGAAACGAAGTTGCATTACATCCTATTGCCGAAGTTTGCGAATCTCTCGGATATTGCTTTGCTTAGAGAAAATGCACTTGAGGCTGAAAATGAGGGAGATTATGATTTAGCTTTTCAGTTATGGTTGCGGGTAAATGTTGCGGCAGGTGGGACGGATATTAAGGCTATTAAAGCTTTTCAGCGTTTGGCGAATAAGCAATCTGCTTCAAGTCCTCAGCCAAGGGACGCAGTTAGTTCTAGTGGTAGTAAAACTCCTTCATCACCGCAAGTTTCACCCCCTGCGGTTCCTAAAGAATTTCAGAGAGAAGTTATTGGCAGAAAAACTCCGCCAGTGTCACCAGTGCCAGAGGTCAAGAAAAATTCTGTGGAATTGGTGAGTGCGAAGGGGATTGACTATCGCGAGTTAGAGAAATTGCTGAAGGCAAAGGAATGGCGCAAAGCGGATGAACTGACGGCGAAACATATGCTGAAGGTGGCGAATCGAGAAAGTCAAGGTTATCTTGATGAGGCTTCAATTAATGCTTTTCCTTGCGAAGATTTGCGGACGATTGACCAATTGTGGGTGCATTACAGCAGTAGCAAATTTGGTTTTAGCATTCAGAAAAAACTCTGGCTGGAGTGCGGAGGCGAGATTGGGAAATATGACTATGAGGTATGGAAAAAATTTGCAGCAAAAGTTGGTTGGTATCATCCACAAAAAGATGACTGGAGGACGTATACTGAATTTATGAATGACACTAAGAATGCCCAAAACGCTCTCCCATCAAGCCTCCCGACGCTTGTGAGGAAAAATGTATATAGTGGTGAGTTTGTTGTTTGGGGGTGGGAGTGGGGTGCATGCGTGTTCTCTTCTCTCACATCGAGACTTGTGAAGTGTAACCCATAAGTCTTTTACACTTCTATTAAGATTTATAAACTGCCCTTTAGCTACGACATAATCAATATCCTAGAGATCCGTTACCTGTCACCAAACTCTTCTCCATTGCCACCGTCATTTTCCGAAAATTTCTGGCAAGCCACCTTGGGATCGTAACAATTTGCCATTACAAATTTTTCCGATAATTAATAATTAAGTGTAGGGGTAGAGCATTTGCGCCACTATCTCGCAACACTCCACCACAATCTTCATTCGCAAATGCTCTACCCTCTTCGCTATAAACAACAATTTATCCCTGAGGTTGAGATATGGTCAGTAAATGTTAGATATTTTGGGCAGTTCGAGATTTTTGGTAAATGGCGAAGGTTAAGGGCAGAGCATTCCCGATTTAGGCGGATCTAAGAATTCATAAATGGTTGCGGGAATGCTCTGCCCCTACGACCTACAAACAAATATTTTCCGTTCCTTGTGTCTTACCAACAATCCTCAAACCGCAGGGATAGGCGATATGTAACAGCGAAGAGGGTAGAGCATTTGCGTACAGAGATTTCCGTGATAATTTATAAATATTGGCGCAAATGCTCTACCCCTACATTTGGCATCTTTTCGGCATTTGATTTATGTCTTACAACCCCGAAATTCATCATCGGCGTTCTATCCGTTTACAAGGATATGACTATACAAACGCAGGAATCTATTTTGTAACCATCTGTTGCTATCAAAGACAGCATTTATTTGGAGAGATAGATAATGGAGAGATGAAAATAAATGCGATCGGTCAAATTGTCTCTAACCTGTGGCAAAAAATTCCTCAGCACTTTCCGAATGTAGAACTTGATGGATTTATTCTGATGCCCGATCATCTACATGGAATTATCATAATTTCCGAATCAAAGGAAAAATCCTCCTTAGCCAACATCATTCAAAACTTTAAATCTATTTCTTCTCGCAAAATCAACCGTATTAACAAAAGCTACGGCATATCAATTTGGCAACGCAACTATTACGAAAGGATTGTAAGGACTGAGCAGGAATTAAAAAACCTGCGTGAATACATTGAAAACAACCCAGCTAATTGGACAGATCGCGATACCGAATAAATCGAAATAATTCCCATAATTGCCGTAGGGGCAGAGCATTCCCACAGAAATTTATGATTTTGCAAATGTGTCTAAATTGGGAATGCTCTGCCCTAAACCTCCAACATACACCGAAAATCCCAAACCTCGTCCAAACCTTCAGCATTCACTCACAATCCCCAAACCGCAGGGATAATTTATCGATAAATGCCCAAAGGGTAGAGCATTTGCGTATTGAGATTTCGGTGGTAATTTGCGGACATTGCCGCAAATGCTCTACCCCTACGGCGATTGATTTCATAGTTCTCTCAGGGGCAGAGTATTCCTGTCACAATCTAGAAATTCTGCGATCGCCTCAAATTGGGAATGCTCTGCCCTAAGACTCCAAAATTTACTTCCCTAATGGGCTTTAAGAGAGTGTTTGATACGCAAACCCTAACTGACATGACTTACTGAATCTGTTTTAAAGCATCTTCAGAGCCAACCACAGAAATTGCGGGAGTCGTAAAATATTTTTGCGCCACATTTTGGACATCAGCCTCGGTTACTGCCTCGATCGCTTCGACAAATTTGCGATCGAATTCTAAGCCTAAGCCCATCACCTCGTACCAGCCGTATACTTGAGCAATTTGGCTATTAGTTTGCTTGCCGAGAGCATATTGTCCGAGTAACTTACTCTTGCAAGTGCTTAGTTCTTCAGTAGTAAGCGGAGTATGGGCTAAGCGTTCGCATTCATGGCGCAAACCTGCTAGAGCTGTACCTGTATTGTGAGAGGCAGTTCCCATATAGGCGACAAATTGCGAGGTTTCTAAACGGGTGGGATAAAATGCGGAAACTTCGTAGGCAAGTCCACGCTTTTCGCGCAATTCCACAAAGAGACGACTCGATAAACCATTACCTAAATAGGTGGAAATAATTTTGATAGCGGCATAGTCGGGGGAATGTACCGATGGTGCGGGATAGCCGATCATTACGATCGCCTGTTGGGTGTCCTGTTGATGGGTGACTAATAGGGGCTGAAAATTGGGGTTAGGGGTAGTAATTACAGTGGATTGGGGGGATTGCCAGTCACCAAAGGCTTCTTCGACAAGGGCGATCGCCTGTGCAGAGGAAATCTTACCAGCAATACTCACTACCATTTGATCGGGGCACAGATGCTGGTGGTGAAAGTCAACTAAATCTTCACGGGTAATGGCACTGACACTCGCCTCAGTACCTAAACTTGAAAACCCATAGGGATGATCGCCATACATCAAATGTTGCAAGCGATCGTAGGCAATTGTAAAGGGGCGCTCCTGCTGCGATCGGATTGATTGAATCGTCAAGCGCCTTTCAAGATCAAGTTCACTGCTGGGAAAACTTGGCGATCGCAAAATTTCCGAGCCTAAGAGCAACATGTCATGAAAATCTGAAGTAATGGTTTTCAATGACAGTACAAAATAATCGCTGGAAGCCTCAGTACCTAACGAAGCCCCGATAGATTCGACTTGCTCCGCAATTTCTAAGGAAGAATAGCGCTCTGTCCCGCGTGTCAGTAGTGAGGATGCTAAATGGGTAAGTCCAGATTTTGCTGGAGTTTCCACACGCTCACCACCTGCAAAAAAGCAACGCGCTGCAATAATGTCGGCAGTCGGATTTTCGGTGACTAAGACGACAATGCCATTAGATAGCACCAAGCGATCGCTAATTCGTTGTGAGACTGCTAGTGACAAAGTTCTCTCCCATAATATTAAAAGCGCTGCTTTGCAGCGCTTTTAATATTATCGATCATTAAGCAGGAACGGCACAGGTAACGATGTAATTTTCGAGGGAGAGATATTTTTTGACTAGATTTTGCAAATCCGATGGCTGTACCTTGCGAATGATGTCACAGTAGGCATTTGACCAATCCCTGCATAGCTCCTCGCAACCTAACAAGCTGTGATATCCCAAAAAATTAGCTAACTGACTTGGTGACTCCAACGCAAAGACAAATTGATTGCAGAGCGATCGCTTGGCTTTATTAAGTTCTGCCTCAGAGATCGGATGATTTTGTAAATCTTGCACCTGCTGGATAATTTTATGCTCCACCAATTCCAAATTTTCCGCATCCAGATATGCCGAAATTGTAAATAGTGCCGCCTCTTGTTGTAGAGCAAAGCTACCCGCAATGTCCTGCACCAAATCTGACTCCTCAAGCAATTCCCGCACTAAACGCGCCGATCTCCCCTCGGTCAAAATCATCGTCACCAACTCAAGCTGAATGGCATCCTCTAAATTGGCAACACTTGCGCCCATCCATGCCATATTCAGGCGGCTATGCTGCACCATCGGCAAGCTAATTGTGTCACGGCGCATAGTTGGTGTTGGCAAATTTTGAACAGGATTAGCATCATTAGAGATGTTTCTCAAAATATTTTTAGGAATATTGCGCGAAAAAGTATTCTGAGTAAAAGCTGAGTCTACAATTTTGATTACTTCCTCACGAGTTACGGCTCCCGAGATCGCCACAGTCATATTTTCAGGACGATAGTAGGTCTGATGATATTCCCGCATTTGATTAGCCGTGATCCCAGAAACTACTGCTTCAGATCCCAAGACCGAACGGCTATAAACGTGATCACCATAGGCAGTTTCCATGAGGTGCTGATAGGTAATCCAGTCGGGATCATCCATTGCTTGGCGCAATTCCTCAAGTACAACTAAACGCTCTTGCTCCAACTCCTGCTCATCGATCTTTGCCTCTAGCAACATTTGCGAGAGATAGGGCAAGGCGATCGCTAAACGATTAGCTGCCACCGTGAAGTTGTAATGGGCATAGTCGAGACTTGTCGCTGCGTTAGAAGTACCACCTTCAGACTCAATTACTAGATCAAATTCGCCCGCCGCGATCGCCTCAGTCCCCTTAAAAATCATATGCTCTAGGAAATGTGCCATCCCTAGACAGCTTGCGGGATCACTTGTTGCCCCTGCCTTTACCCACACATCAACGCTCACAACTGCGGATGCTGGCATCTCCTGATGCACGAGGGTAACTCCATTTCCCAATCTTAGAAAAGTCGCTTGAGACGATACTTTTGCTGCTAGGCGATCGCAGGTAATTGGCACAGTGATTAATTATTAAAAAATTCTTATGATTTCATTATGAAGCGTATCGATAAGTACATGGTATTCAATGCTACATAATTTCTTAAATAAAAATATCTAGCATTTTGCACCACAGCTTTTAATTATCGTCTTTAGGTGAAAAACTTGAGGATACACAAGCCAAAATGACGATATACACAATCTCCAACTTAATGAATTATGAGTAAAGAGATATCTTTACCTACTCCTGAGACAGATATGCGTTTAGTGGCGATCGCCATATTGCAATACCAAGATAAATTCTTAATGCAATTACGCGATGACATTCCTACCATCGTCCACCCTGGGGTTTGGACAATGTTTGGTGGACATCTAGAAGCAGGGGAAAATCCAGATCTAGGAATTTGCCGTGAACTACAGGAGGAAATTGGGTATATTCCCAAGCAGATTAGCTTTTTCCGAAGCTATTTAGGAGATCAGGTGCAACGTTACGTTTTTTACGGTGTTTTGGATGTAGGACTAGATCAGCTTGAACTCAATGAAGGCTGGGATATGGACTTTCTGTCGGCAGCAGAGATTGCTGGTGGTTCGCATTATTCACAACGAGCTTTACAAGAGCGTCCCCTTGCCCCCAGTCATCAACAGATCATGCTAGATTTTCTATCATCTTCAGAGAGCCGTATTAATATGTTGTAATGTGTGTGGTGCTTCGTGAAAGTTTTAAATGCGGAGAGGATTGGATGAGTATTGCAACGGATAAACAAAAATGCCTAGATTGCTTGGCAGAAGCAATCGCCGACCTGCAAGGTCAAGTTGACAAAGAGCAATTGACTAAAATCTCCAATTTGATCATTCAGACAATGACTGGTCCATGGCGATCGTTTCATACACCTAATCACATTTTTGAGGTAGGTGCTGGGGGAGATGCGATCGAAGTAATATCGGCATTATTTCACGATCTGGTTTATGTACAGGTCGATCAAGGCATCAGTGTTAATATCAGTCGTTATATTGCTCCCTACATCAAAGAAGATCGCGAGCAATTAGTAATCCTTGAGCCACCTGAACTCCAAGAAGATGCAGTTTTTCAAATGGTACTCATGCTATTTGGATTTAGTCATGGTCAGGCTTTACTCCCAATGTCTGGACAAAATGAGTTTCTCAGTGCACTCATTGCAGGAAAAGCTCTAGAAAACATTCTTCCTCTTCGCAGATTGACAGAGATTGCAGCTTGTATCGAAGCCACAATTCCATTCCGACCTCAACCAGCTTCAGGCTTAACTTCCTCTGATTTGCTTTTTGGACGATTAGTTAACGCGAATGAAGTATTTCAGTTGGGATGGGATGACGATGAAATTGCTGAAATCGTCAAACGTGCCGTGCGTCTGTCAAATCGAGATGTCGAGAACTTTGCCAGTCCTAATTCCTCGCATTTTCTCAACAATACTTGGAACCTAATTCCCGAAACCAATCACGATCTAAAAAATGTCAATTCCTATACGGTACATGGCTATCGAGTTTCCATGCAGAAAATGGAAGGATTTATGAACTTCCTTTCTCCTGAAATCGTGTTTCGCCGCTATCGCAATGAACCTGATGAGAAATCGTATTACAAGCTCCTTGCCCAAACTAAGCAAAATCTGGAAGTCTCTCGGCTGTACCTAGGCACGAAATTAACCTCGATCGCCATCTTAGAAGCCCTATCATTTCGGATTGGCGATGATATTCCCCTCTCAACAATGATGGGAGAGTTACCCCGCGAAGATAAGCCCGTGATTGGTTTAGAACAATTTCTGCCAGAGATTTCTGACCCCTATCTTCCTTCAACTCCCATCGAAGCAGAAGTGTTAGGACTATTGGAAAAAGGACGAACTGTTGATTCTAGCTACGATATCAAAAATTCCCCTGTTACTACTTTCATGGTCAAAGCGATCGGTTTTGCGGAAATGCAGCGCATGTTAGGACTTTCTAAGGAATTTTTTAAAGGTAACTTGACCCATGAGCAATTAATTGCCAATTGTGATAACTATGTGATCGAATCGATCAAGAATGCGGTAGTTCAGTTGTTTGACTCGCGTAAAGCTGCCCTTTCTCAATAGCGAATTCATCAACAGACAGGTGAATGTTCAATAAAGGCATAGTCAGTGACGACTTTGCCTTTAATTATATGCTCTTGCAATACTCGTTCTAATACCTCTGGAGTTGCAGAGTGATACCAAACACCATCGGGATAAACTAATAAAATGGGACCGCGATCGCATACTCGCAGACAATTAGCTTTAGTCCGAAAGATTTTTGTTTCTAGGTCAAGCTCTTTAAGACGACGTTTAAGATAGTCCCATGCTTGCAAACTTAATTCTTTTTGGCAGCAGATGGGTTTAGTTTGGTCTGCACAGAG includes:
- a CDS encoding GUN4 domain-containing protein, producing MARNYAVIVGINDYDEISPLKYAKSDAERMRDFFMQDLGVSPDDLYFFTDDSPRNVQGRKTQPTYGTLKSFLGDRFENSFLSAGDTLWFYFSGHGMPCEGRDYLLPSDGNPRTMPALGIAISDVTERLRRSGADNVVMLIDACRSDGAKNAGMGIGEEKQQGVITFFSCSPSQVSYEIDEIGQGAFTNVLLEALRIQGEGNCATVERFANYLKARVPLLTKRYKNYVQSPYVKIEPETKLHYILLPKFANLSDIALLRENALEAENEGDYDLAFQLWLRVNVAAGGTDIKAIKAFQRLANKQSASSPQPRDAVSSSGSKTPSSPQVSPPAVPKEFQREVIGRKTPPVSPVPEVKKNSVELVSAKGIDYRELEKLLKAKEWRKADELTAKHMLKVANRESQGYLDEASINAFPCEDLRTIDQLWVHYSSSKFGFSIQKKLWLECGGEIGKYDYEVWKKFAAKVGWYHPQKDDWRTYTEFMNDTKNAQNALPSSLPTLVRKNVYSGEFVVWGWEWGACVFSSLTSRLVKCNP
- a CDS encoding REP-associated tyrosine transposase, which gives rise to MSYNPEIHHRRSIRLQGYDYTNAGIYFVTICCYQRQHLFGEIDNGEMKINAIGQIVSNLWQKIPQHFPNVELDGFILMPDHLHGIIIISESKEKSSLANIIQNFKSISSRKINRINKSYGISIWQRNYYERIVRTEQELKNLREYIENNPANWTDRDTE
- a CDS encoding M16 family metallopeptidase — translated: MSLAVSQRISDRLVLSNGIVVLVTENPTADIIAARCFFAGGERVETPAKSGLTHLASSLLTRGTERYSSLEIAEQVESIGASLGTEASSDYFVLSLKTITSDFHDMLLLGSEILRSPSFPSSELDLERRLTIQSIRSQQERPFTIAYDRLQHLMYGDHPYGFSSLGTEASVSAITREDLVDFHHQHLCPDQMVVSIAGKISSAQAIALVEEAFGDWQSPQSTVITTPNPNFQPLLVTHQQDTQQAIVMIGYPAPSVHSPDYAAIKIISTYLGNGLSSRLFVELREKRGLAYEVSAFYPTRLETSQFVAYMGTASHNTGTALAGLRHECERLAHTPLTTEELSTCKSKLLGQYALGKQTNSQIAQVYGWYEVMGLGLEFDRKFVEAIEAVTEADVQNVAQKYFTTPAISVVGSEDALKQIQ
- a CDS encoding M16 family metallopeptidase — its product is MPITCDRLAAKVSSQATFLRLGNGVTLVHQEMPASAVVSVDVWVKAGATSDPASCLGMAHFLEHMIFKGTEAIAAGEFDLVIESEGGTSNAATSLDYAHYNFTVAANRLAIALPYLSQMLLEAKIDEQELEQERLVVLEELRQAMDDPDWITYQHLMETAYGDHVYSRSVLGSEAVVSGITANQMREYHQTYYRPENMTVAISGAVTREEVIKIVDSAFTQNTFSRNIPKNILRNISNDANPVQNLPTPTMRRDTISLPMVQHSRLNMAWMGASVANLEDAIQLELVTMILTEGRSARLVRELLEESDLVQDIAGSFALQQEAALFTISAYLDAENLELVEHKIIQQVQDLQNHPISEAELNKAKRSLCNQFVFALESPSQLANFLGYHSLLGCEELCRDWSNAYCDIIRKVQPSDLQNLVKKYLSLENYIVTCAVPA
- a CDS encoding NUDIX hydrolase, yielding MRLVAIAILQYQDKFLMQLRDDIPTIVHPGVWTMFGGHLEAGENPDLGICRELQEEIGYIPKQISFFRSYLGDQVQRYVFYGVLDVGLDQLELNEGWDMDFLSAAEIAGGSHYSQRALQERPLAPSHQQIMLDFLSSSESRINML
- a CDS encoding (2Fe-2S) ferredoxin domain-containing protein, encoding MNVDINPEEVITDLEVIKQQLAIRAANLAIPQIEKHLFLCADQTKPICCQKELSLQAWDYLKRRLKELDLETKIFRTKANCLRVCDRGPILLVYPDGVWYHSATPEVLERVLQEHIIKGKVVTDYAFIEHSPVC